One segment of Rosa chinensis cultivar Old Blush chromosome 6, RchiOBHm-V2, whole genome shotgun sequence DNA contains the following:
- the LOC112171106 gene encoding uncharacterized protein LOC112171106, with protein sequence MIDLFKKVHINIPLLEAVKTIPSYAKFLKEMCMKKKKFKEHEQMALCEEVSAIIQRKLPPKLKDLGSFTIPSKIGETTFDKCLMDLGVSINLMPYSSLKKLGLEGVLKPTSITLQLADRSMRYPRGILENVLINVAKFVILADFIVLDMEEAPMVGNELPIIFGRAFMATAGVKINVKKGTMSMKVLGDKIKFQIFPPFQISDDMNEYYFFGYYGEA encoded by the coding sequence ATGATTGATTTGTTCAAGAAGGTTCATATAAACATCCCACTCCTTGAAGCCGTGAAGACAATCCCATCTTATgctaagttcttgaaggagatgtgcatgaagaagaagaagttcaaAGAACATGAGCAAATGGCTCTTTGTGAAGAAGTGAGTGCTATCATTCAAAGAAAGCTTCCACCAAAGCTCAAAGATCTGGGAAGCTTCACTATTCCAAGCAAGATTGGAGAAACTACTTTTGACAAGTGCTTGATGGATCTTGGGGTGAGTATCAATTTAATGCCCTATTCGTCTTTGAAGAAGCTTGGTCTTGAAGGAGTTTTGAAACCAACTTCAATCACTCTCCAATTGGCGGATAGAAGCATGAGGTATCCTAGAGGTATCTTGGAGAATGTGCTTATCAATGTAGCAAAGTTTGTGATACTGGCGGATTTTATAGTCTTAGACATGGAGGAAGCCCCCATGGTTGGCAATGAGCTTCCTATCATCTTTGGAAGAGCTTTCATGGCCACCGCCGGTGTCAAGATCAATGTGAAGAAAGGCACCATGAGCATGAAAGTACTTGGAGACAAAATCAAGTTCCAAATCTTTCCTCCCTTTCAAATTTCGGATGACATGAATGAATACTATTTTTTTGGTTACTATGGAGAGGCGTAA